CGCCCAGATATTCATAATACCAGACTTTGCGACAGCCTTACTTCTACTTGAGGGAAAACTCGGTGAAAAAGGAATCTCTGAAAcgtttattttttgatctttAGCTTGAGTTTGACATTGACTTTGGGAACAGTTTGAGCTTTTGTACCGAATGGAGAAGAAGTTTACTAATATACCGGAAGTGATTGATCCCGGGATCACAATCCCGATTTTTGAAGAGGATGTGGATGCGATGTCGCTGGAGCAGCCGCAGAAACTGGGGTCGTATAGGGCGCGTGCTGGTAAGTTCAGCAACACGCTGAGTAACCTGTTGCCGTCTATATCTGCGAAGCTGCACCACTCGAAGAAGCAAGGGAAAGGTGCTGGTGCGGACCCGAACGCGTCCACTCCGGACAGCTCTGAGTCCGCGATCGGGAACTTGTCTGCGAAGTCCTCGCAGATGTTCATGATGAATACAGACCAGGGTATGCCCTCCATGACCGCGGCGGTGGCAGCAGATATGGGCCCTCCCAGACCAGCACACGTGGAGGGATTCTCCGCCAGAGGCGCCGCACAGGACAACACTACTCCGCCTAGAGACGCCGACAAACTCGTCCACTTCCCGGAGTCCACGGAGTACTTGATCTCCAGACCCCGGACGTCAAACGACTCCTTCGGCAATAACTTGCCACGCCAAATTTCGCGCACGAGAAACAATACTATGTCCTCACAGATTACATCAATCTCATCCATAGTCCCTAAACCTCTGCCAAACACAGTCTGGAACAACAACGATACAGTAAACCAGCAGtaccaacaacaacagcagcagcagcagcagcagcaacagcaaaTGGTCCCACAGATAAACACTTATAATGCTATGGATATGGGCCAGCAACCTAACTACGGCGATACCATGAACCAACAGATGGGTGGCAACAACTTAACTGTGAACAACGCCTGGAACTCAAATAGACCAAGATCACACTCAAACGCATCGAGCATATACACAGACGCACCACAGTACGACACAGTCGGCAGGTCTAGAGCCGCATCGAGCTACGCCCACGGCAACTCAAACATTCCATTAGTAGCAGACGAAGTCGACCCAAGGTCTCTGAACTGGGTCACCACTGACTTGCTAGTACCACCCATCAACCAAATCTCTAACTTGCTACCAACAAACACCATCTCGATATCGAACGTGTTTCCattacaacaacagcaaccCCATTTGAACAACGCCATCAACCTGACCAGTGCATCATTGGCCACTCTGTGCTCTAAATACGGTGAGGTCATCTCAGCAAGAACTCTAAGAGGCATCAATATGGCTTTGGTTGAATTCGACAGCGTCGACAGTGCTATTCGCGCACTAGATGCATTACAAGGAAAAGAAGTCTCCATGATCGGCGCTCCTAGTAAAGTTTCCTTTGCGAAGATCTTGCCAATGCACTACCAGCAGTCTAATCATACACAACAGCAAAACGCTCAAACAACTCAGGCAGAGTCAGTGTCCCAGCCTTTACTGCAAGAACAACTCAACAATGGCGCTGTCACTTTCCACCAACAAGGTAATATATCCATCCCAGTGTTCAACCAAAATCAGTACAGTAATGGGCAAAATACAAACAACAATGCCTCCTCTCACCCAGGAACCTCATCGTCCTCTGACAAGGAGCAATGCCCATTTCCTTTGCCTCCTCCTCCTTTGTCAGGAAAGAAATCTGAGTTGGAACAAGTGGTTTTGCAATTTAATTCAGATCACGATGAAAGCCAAGTAGCCTCGTTAATAAACAATAGCTTGAAGACAAAACCTACATCAGATGTCAACAATTTCGGACCGTTGCCTGGATCAGTCTCAAACAAACAGTTTGATGCACCAAAATTAAGGGAACTTAGAAAGGCAATTGATTCGAATAGTTTGTCAGATATTGAGATTGAGCAATTAGCAATTGCAATGCTGGATGAATTACCAGAACTAAGTTCAGATTATTTAGGTAACACAATTGTCCAAAAGCTGTTTGAACACTCTAGTGATATCATTAAGGACATAATGCTAAGGAAAACTGGTAAGTATTTAGCTTCAATGGGTGTCCACAAAAACGGTACTTGGGCTTGCCAAAAGATCATAACGAAGGCTACCACACCAAGGCAAATCAAATTGGTAACTGATGGTATCAAGGATTACTGTACAGCTCTTTTCAACGACCAGTTCGGTAACTATGTTATTCAATGTGTGCTGAAATTCGGCTACCCTTGGAACTCATTCATCTTTGAAAGTAtactttcaaatttctgGACTATCGTGCAAAACAGATACGGTGCTCGTGCAGTTAGAGCATGTCTGGAAGCTCATGATATCGTCACCATGGAACAAACTTTGGTGTTGAGTGCTATGATCGTCATATATGCAGAATATTTAACTACCAATAGCAATGGAACATTGCTAGTTACATGGTTCCTAGACACATGCGTTTTATCAAATAGACATTCCATTTTAGCTCCAAGGTTAGTTAACCATATCGTTGATCTCTGCCGTCATAGACTAGCTTCCCTAACTATcctcaaaattttgaactACAGAGGTGATGACGCTGCTAGAAAGACAATCTTGAATACTGTTTTTGGTAATTGCGAAACAGATGAACCCCAACAAATTCTTTACCAAATTTTATGCGACGTTAATTACGGCCCAACATTTGTCTACAAAGTACTATCCATGCCTTTATTGGAGGATGATATAAGAATACACATAATAGCGCAAGTTAGAAAGATTCTTATGGAGTCTAATACGGCGCAGCATCACCGTCGTTTGATGGAAGAGGTTGGTTTGATGACCACCggtaataataataaccaGACCAGCAACAATAAGCACAGGAAGAACTCTTCTCATACATATGTTCAAGATAATAATGGACATATGAGAGGTGTCTCGGTTTCTAGTGTACGCAGTGGAGGATCTAGACAAACAGGTTTAACTCCAAATATACCACAAACGTTCCAAATGCCAAGCTTGCCAAATACTTCTATGAGCACCGTTGTGTCTGGAAATATGTCTCTAAATCAACTACCAACGCAAAtgcagcaacaacagcaatcTGGTGTACTACCTCAAACCGttcaacagcagcagcagcaaccTATGGTGGGCTCCAACCAAAACAATGCTATGAGTTACATGAATTACCCTGGAGTCTTCCCTATGGGCTATCCGAATAACAATAGCAGCTATGGAATAAACGATGATCTTGTGTCAAAACTAGATATGCTTACTTTGGGAAATGGTACTCACTTATCATTGCCTCAATTGAGTGTCACAAACCATGAAAATAACACTAACTACagtaacaataacaataacaataacaataacaataacaataacaataatagtaatggtaataataataccaatGGCGGTAATCCCATGAACTTGATGAATTCTTCCTTGAATAACACCCAAGAATTCGGTGGATCATCTCTATGGAATTAATATCTCTAGCAACTTTGGCAAATTTCATGATGACGGTAATTACCAATGACCTCTTTTatgtttcattttcatttttccttttttttttttttcatttcttaATGACTTATTGCATATTTTTCCCCTAACATGTTTCAATTTTGTTTATCTTTGTTGTCTTCTCTTTTTAATTCATTTATGTTTTGCTTTCCACACCAGTATTGGTGGCATTCCACATCTTTCTATTTCTTATTTGGTTAATGCAAAGCCTTTCTTTTATCAAGTATTGCACCATATCCAGCCTACATAATAGATCTATAGAAACTAATATTTTGTCACTCAGAAAGAGCAGTGTACAGCtctaaatatatttatagataATAGATTCCAACTCTGCTATACAAACTGAACAATGTCCCATGTTTATATCATCGActtaatgaaaataaaatataaaagcACAACTCATCACTAAGAAGCCATTATAAGTCTTTAAATAGCATATCATCATTAACGTTAGAGTATTGTGGAAGGGGAAATCATTTTTTGTGGGATGAGTCGAAGGCAAACCGGGAACTGAAATAGGATACTTTGTGATGATAATAAGTGGCCATCTAACGATTCAACTGTTGGGCTTTCGCATAACAGGTTCTCGAGAATAGCGCAATTTGCAAGTGAATTCAATTGCTTAGACTAGTTTCTTTGTAAGCTGGCCATTAAGTTTACTATTAGTAGGGGTTTTGTATCTGAACTTTTTTCTGTTCCGGATAATTGACAA
This is a stretch of genomic DNA from Nakaseomyces glabratus chromosome M, complete sequence. It encodes these proteins:
- the JSN1 gene encoding Jsn1p (CAGL0M09108g~Ortholog(s) have mRNA binding activity and role in cellular protein complex localization, establishment of mitochondrion localization, nuclear-transcribed mRNA catabolic process, deadenylation-dependent decay), which encodes MEKKFTNIPEVIDPGITIPIFEEDVDAMSLEQPQKLGSYRARAGKFSNTLSNLLPSISAKLHHSKKQGKGAGADPNASTPDSSESAIGNLSAKSSQMFMMNTDQGMPSMTAAVAADMGPPRPAHVEGFSARGAAQDNTTPPRDADKLVHFPESTEYLISRPRTSNDSFGNNLPRQISRTRNNTMSSQITSISSIVPKPLPNTVWNNNDTVNQQYQQQQQQQQQQQQQMVPQINTYNAMDMGQQPNYGDTMNQQMGGNNLTVNNAWNSNRPRSHSNASSIYTDAPQYDTVGRSRAASSYAHGNSNIPLVADEVDPRSLNWVTTDLLVPPINQISNLLPTNTISISNVFPLQQQQPHLNNAINLTSASLATLCSKYGEVISARTLRGINMALVEFDSVDSAIRALDALQGKEVSMIGAPSKVSFAKILPMHYQQSNHTQQQNAQTTQAESVSQPLLQEQLNNGAVTFHQQGNISIPVFNQNQYSNGQNTNNNASSHPGTSSSSDKEQCPFPLPPPPLSGKKSELEQVVLQFNSDHDESQVASLINNSLKTKPTSDVNNFGPLPGSVSNKQFDAPKLRELRKAIDSNSLSDIEIEQLAIAMLDELPELSSDYLGNTIVQKLFEHSSDIIKDIMLRKTGKYLASMGVHKNGTWACQKIITKATTPRQIKLVTDGIKDYCTALFNDQFGNYVIQCVLKFGYPWNSFIFESILSNFWTIVQNRYGARAVRACLEAHDIVTMEQTLVLSAMIVIYAEYLTTNSNGTLLVTWFLDTCVLSNRHSILAPRLVNHIVDLCRHRLASLTILKILNYRGDDAARKTILNTVFGNCETDEPQQILYQILCDVNYGPTFVYKVLSMPLLEDDIRIHIIAQVRKILMESNTAQHHRRLMEEVGLMTTGNNNNQTSNNKHRKNSSHTYVQDNNGHMRGVSVSSVRSGGSRQTGLTPNIPQTFQMPSLPNTSMSTVVSGNMSLNQLPTQMQQQQQSGVLPQTVQQQQQQPMVGSNQNNAMSYMNYPGVFPMGYPNNNSSYGINDDLVSKLDMLTLGNGTHLSLPQLSVTNHENNTNYSNNNNNNNNNNNNNNNSNGNNNTNGGNPMNLMNSSLNNTQEFGGSSLWN